A genome region from Vicinamibacterales bacterium includes the following:
- a CDS encoding retroviral-like aspartic protease family protein, which translates to MHIGLRPLVAVTAALVALSVVTSRSADPTYSAIQLQLADLLIAEERFPEALEAFTRAKEGATASQLFRARRGSVLSMLRLARFADARVEADAALAEAPDDPAAIVMYGDTLWAAGLFDEAEQLFLDVLARDPTVARGHHGLGKSLMSLNNNDAALEAAQKALALSPRDGEFHHTVGTIYKRMHRYEEAAVAFGNYVNLLPHKDQSQRAAWSRAQIRFLRSLGRRVPFDMEPDVAEQLHTVPFRLVQDKIIVKASVNGHREIDFVVDTGAEQTVVSREVARASNVRPIVYTLSAGVGEVGLRGLQLGWIDSIEIGSLKMDNVPTLIKNPPLTGIPKREVESFSPLAARLSLTVDYERSQLTIGRKIPRDPADVVLPLRQHRLVTVRGTVNDQDASFVVDTGGEVISISSQTASMLSRRPVVRHLPLRVFGSSGWDPDAFLLPGIDLMFNTIAFPNYPVVVLNLQAPSALLGFQVGGTIGHNFLSRYRVAIDLEESVVRLQDIS; encoded by the coding sequence ATGCACATCGGTCTTCGTCCACTTGTCGCGGTCACCGCTGCTCTGGTAGCGCTTTCGGTTGTTACCAGCCGGAGCGCAGACCCAACCTATAGCGCTATCCAACTTCAGTTAGCTGATTTGCTCATTGCAGAAGAACGTTTTCCTGAAGCGCTTGAGGCATTCACACGAGCAAAGGAGGGCGCGACGGCATCACAGCTTTTTCGAGCGCGCCGTGGGTCGGTGCTCTCGATGTTGCGCTTGGCCCGATTTGCTGACGCGCGGGTGGAGGCCGACGCAGCCCTTGCAGAGGCGCCTGACGACCCAGCGGCAATTGTGATGTATGGCGATACTTTATGGGCAGCTGGTCTGTTTGACGAAGCCGAACAGCTCTTTCTCGATGTTCTCGCAAGGGACCCTACCGTTGCACGCGGCCATCATGGACTTGGTAAGTCGTTGATGAGCCTAAACAATAATGATGCTGCGCTTGAGGCAGCGCAGAAAGCTTTAGCCCTGTCGCCCCGTGACGGAGAGTTCCACCACACAGTCGGCACCATCTATAAGCGGATGCATCGCTATGAGGAAGCGGCTGTTGCGTTTGGCAACTACGTCAATTTACTTCCGCACAAGGACCAGAGTCAGCGAGCGGCTTGGTCTCGTGCCCAGATTCGCTTTCTACGTTCTTTGGGGCGTCGGGTTCCGTTTGATATGGAACCTGACGTTGCTGAGCAACTTCACACAGTGCCGTTCAGGCTTGTCCAGGACAAGATTATAGTCAAGGCGAGTGTGAACGGACATCGTGAGATTGACTTCGTGGTTGACACTGGTGCTGAGCAGACGGTGGTCTCACGTGAAGTGGCTAGAGCGTCCAACGTCCGGCCGATCGTGTACACCTTGAGTGCGGGTGTTGGAGAAGTTGGCCTCCGCGGGCTACAGCTCGGCTGGATCGATTCGATTGAGATTGGTTCGCTTAAGATGGACAACGTGCCAACCCTCATTAAGAACCCGCCTTTAACCGGGATTCCCAAGCGCGAAGTCGAGAGTTTCTCGCCCCTGGCTGCTAGGCTCTCACTCACGGTTGACTATGAACGCTCTCAGCTGACGATCGGTCGAAAGATTCCGCGGGATCCTGCAGACGTTGTGTTGCCGTTGCGTCAGCATCGGCTAGTGACTGTGCGAGGAACCGTTAACGATCAAGACGCGAGTTTCGTTGTGGATACGGGTGGTGAGGTGATCTCGATTAGCTCGCAGACTGCTAGCATGCTGAGTCGCCGGCCAGTCGTAAGACATCTTCCGCTTCGGGTATTCGGGTCGTCAGGATGGGATCCGGATGCGTTTCTATTACCGGGTATCGACCTGATGTTCAATACGATCGCATTTCCGAACTACCCGGTCGTCGTTCTCAACTTGCAGGCGCCTAGCGCCCTCCTTGGCTTCCAAGTGGGTGGCACTATTGGGCACAATTTTCTTAGCCGGTACCGGGTAGCGATCGATTTAGAAGAGAGCGTCGTTCGCCTCCAAGATATTTCTTAG
- a CDS encoding metal-dependent hydrolase codes for MNSNSKLSVQWLGHSTFVITSPGGKRIVLDPWLEGNPKCPDEHKKITEADLILITHGHPDHVGDVFSVARTTGAPVIAILEFAKLFEEKGLQSVHGINKGGTINIAGIGVTMVQAVHSSGFEVDGRMIFVGDPAGYVIRLEDGRSLYFAGDTDVFSDMALIKQLHAPEIAFLPIGDHFTMGPQGAALAADLLGVQKVVPMHYGTFPVLVGTPSELRALLTPGIELLEFQPGETRVW; via the coding sequence GTGAATTCAAACAGTAAGCTCTCGGTTCAATGGCTCGGACACAGTACTTTCGTAATTACCTCTCCTGGTGGAAAGCGCATCGTGCTCGACCCATGGCTCGAAGGGAACCCAAAGTGCCCAGATGAGCACAAGAAAATCACCGAAGCCGATTTGATTCTTATCACGCACGGTCATCCGGATCATGTCGGCGATGTATTCTCGGTTGCACGCACAACTGGAGCACCGGTGATTGCAATCTTGGAGTTCGCGAAATTATTTGAGGAGAAGGGATTGCAGTCCGTTCATGGCATCAATAAGGGAGGCACGATTAACATCGCCGGTATTGGTGTGACGATGGTGCAAGCAGTGCACAGTAGTGGATTTGAGGTTGATGGACGGATGATTTTTGTTGGCGACCCTGCAGGTTATGTCATCAGACTTGAAGATGGCCGGAGTCTCTACTTTGCAGGAGACACGGATGTATTCAGCGACATGGCGCTAATCAAGCAGCTTCATGCTCCGGAAATCGCGTTTCTTCCGATTGGGGACCATTTCACTATGGGACCGCAGGGCGCCGCCCTGGCGGCTGACCTCCTTGGCGTTCAAAAGGTGGTGCCGATGCACTACGGCACTTTTCCCGTACTGGTCGGCACACCAAGTGAGCTTAGAGCGCTACTTACACCAGGAATTGAACTCTTGGAATTTCAACCAGGTGAGACCAGGGTCTGGTAG
- a CDS encoding ferredoxin family protein — MAYTICEPCIGTKDTACVDVCPVDCIHPRKDEPEFETETMLYIHPDECIDCGACVPACPVEAIFENDEVPEQWANYIDVNAGWYEGK, encoded by the coding sequence ATGGCCTATACCATCTGCGAACCCTGCATCGGCACGAAAGACACGGCGTGTGTTGACGTCTGTCCGGTCGATTGTATCCACCCACGTAAAGACGAACCCGAGTTCGAGACGGAGACTATGCTCTACATCCATCCGGACGAGTGTATTGACTGTGGGGCCTGTGTGCCGGCCTGTCCAGTTGAGGCGATCTTTGAAAACGATGAGGTGCCTGAGCAATGGGCCAATTACATCGATGTTAATGCAGGATGGTATGAGGGAAAGTAG
- a CDS encoding enoyl-CoA hydratase-related protein — protein MTYKNIRVSVSDGVAELTFDRPEVRNALNLETVREGEAALADLAADNTVGALILTGAGDQAFVSGADINDLRTRTRDEGLAAINSSFFSSVERFPRPTIAAVNGYALGGGCELALACDLRIASKGAMFGQPELGLGIIPGAGATQRLPRVVGLGRAKHLILTGEIIDAGQALSIGLVSAVVPADKLDATARDLAGRVLRHGPLAARLAKLVINSSARVDLDSGLLIETLAQALCYQSDDKQEGTTAFLEKRKPKFTGK, from the coding sequence ATGACATACAAGAATATTCGCGTATCAGTGAGCGACGGTGTAGCGGAGTTGACTTTTGATCGTCCTGAGGTGCGAAATGCTCTAAACCTCGAAACTGTGCGCGAAGGGGAGGCGGCGCTGGCAGATTTGGCAGCCGACAACACTGTCGGCGCGTTAATTCTAACCGGTGCTGGTGACCAAGCTTTCGTTTCTGGTGCTGATATCAACGATCTTCGAACTCGGACTCGTGATGAAGGCTTGGCAGCGATCAATTCGTCTTTTTTTTCTTCTGTTGAGCGTTTCCCGCGACCAACGATTGCTGCTGTGAATGGATACGCACTCGGGGGTGGGTGTGAGCTGGCCCTGGCCTGTGATTTGCGGATAGCCTCAAAGGGAGCGATGTTTGGTCAGCCTGAGTTAGGATTGGGAATTATTCCAGGTGCTGGAGCGACTCAGCGTCTACCAAGAGTCGTTGGTCTAGGACGTGCAAAACATCTGATTCTGACTGGAGAGATTATTGATGCCGGGCAGGCACTTTCAATTGGACTTGTGAGCGCCGTCGTTCCAGCAGACAAACTTGATGCTACGGCCAGGGATCTTGCTGGTCGCGTGCTCCGTCATGGGCCCTTAGCGGCACGACTAGCGAAGTTGGTCATTAATTCGTCCGCGCGCGTCGATCTCGATTCTGGGCTGCTCATTGAGACGCTCGCGCAGGCGCTTTGCTATCAGTCGGATGACAAACAGGAGGGGACAACCGCATTTCTGGAGAAGCGGAAACCTAAATTCACTGGCAAGTAA
- the boxB gene encoding benzoyl-CoA 2,3-epoxidase subunit BoxB, translating into MISTERIPNNVDLAGNKRLQRALEHWQPKYLEWWRDMGPEGFQNHHQVYLRTAISVDSDGWAHFEFVKLPDYRWGIFLAEPVPNRTIGFGDSFGKPVWHEVPGEFRNQLRRLIVTQGDTEPASVEQQRQLGAKCPSLYDLRNLFQVNVEEGRHLWAMVYLLHSYFGRDGRDEAEELLVRTSGNQDKPRILEAFNEPIDDWLDFFMFTMFTDRDGKSQLMSLSESSLDPLARTTRFMLTEEAHHMFVGETGISRILERTCQLMKESKGLAEDVRRQGGIDLEMIQRHLNFWFSRSLDLHGSEVSSNAASYFANGLKGRAREETYEDHHMTDAVYDMEVYEDGRLSQHEVPMRNAMNEVLRDWYVRDCLGGVERWNKILEDYGLSDRLYLPDKKFSRNIGIFTGFYFDPKGNSVSVEEWERRRGDWLPVQADKDYLKSIMAEPIYEPGVFANYIAPPRRGINRKPLNFEYVRTES; encoded by the coding sequence ATGATTTCGACTGAACGTATTCCGAACAACGTTGATTTAGCTGGCAACAAGCGATTACAACGGGCGCTTGAACACTGGCAACCGAAGTACCTTGAATGGTGGCGTGACATGGGACCAGAAGGGTTCCAGAACCACCATCAGGTTTATTTGCGGACAGCGATTAGTGTGGATTCAGACGGCTGGGCACATTTTGAATTTGTAAAGTTGCCCGACTACCGCTGGGGAATATTCCTTGCCGAGCCTGTTCCTAATCGGACGATTGGATTTGGCGACTCATTTGGGAAGCCGGTGTGGCACGAAGTCCCCGGAGAGTTTCGTAATCAACTTCGACGCCTCATCGTTACCCAGGGCGACACTGAGCCAGCTTCTGTGGAGCAACAGCGGCAGCTTGGAGCAAAGTGTCCGAGTCTCTACGACTTGCGTAACCTGTTTCAGGTGAATGTTGAGGAGGGGCGTCACTTATGGGCGATGGTTTATCTCCTGCACTCATACTTTGGACGTGATGGGCGGGACGAAGCGGAGGAGCTACTTGTACGAACGAGCGGGAATCAGGATAAGCCTCGCATTCTCGAGGCCTTCAATGAACCGATTGACGACTGGCTAGATTTTTTTATGTTCACGATGTTTACTGATCGCGATGGCAAATCTCAGCTTATGTCCCTGTCGGAGAGCTCGCTTGATCCTCTGGCTCGGACGACACGTTTTATGCTCACCGAGGAAGCTCATCATATGTTCGTTGGTGAAACTGGGATTTCCCGTATTCTTGAACGGACCTGTCAACTAATGAAGGAATCTAAAGGTCTAGCGGAAGACGTACGTCGACAAGGCGGGATTGACCTGGAAATGATCCAGAGGCATCTTAATTTCTGGTTCAGTCGGAGCCTTGATCTTCACGGTAGCGAGGTGTCCAGTAACGCAGCTTCGTATTTTGCGAACGGGCTAAAGGGAAGAGCTCGGGAAGAGACTTACGAGGACCATCACATGACGGATGCAGTCTACGACATGGAGGTCTATGAAGACGGGCGGCTTTCCCAACACGAGGTTCCTATGCGTAACGCAATGAATGAGGTTTTGCGCGACTGGTATGTCCGCGATTGCCTCGGGGGCGTTGAGCGTTGGAACAAAATTTTGGAGGATTACGGTCTTTCCGACCGCCTCTACCTACCCGACAAAAAGTTCAGCCGAAACATTGGGATTTTTACGGGTTTTTATTTTGACCCGAAAGGCAACTCAGTGTCGGTAGAGGAGTGGGAACGGCGTAGGGGTGACTGGTTACCGGTTCAGGCCGACAAGGATTATCTGAAGAGCATTATGGCTGAGCCGATCTACGAGCCTGGCGTATTCGCCAATTACATCGCTCCACCTCGTAGAGGTATCAACCGGAAGCCGCTTAACTTCGAGTACGTTCGGACCGAGTCGTAG
- the boxC gene encoding 2,3-epoxybenzoyl-CoA dihydrolase: MAPNASEQGVQFDTHPDRYRHWKLTFDGPIATLSMDVQEDGGLSTDYKLKLNSYDLSVDIELADAIQRIRFEHPEVHAVVVTSLKERIFCAGANIFMLGSSSHGFKVNFCKFTNETRLAIEDASQCSGLKFLAAINGICAGGGYELALACDEIVLVDDGNSAVSLPEAPLLGVLPGTGGLTRLVDKRKVRRDVADFFSTLVEGVRGKRAVEWRFVDAVYARSRFDEAVSQRAADLAASSDRPSSGPGVTLGPLELTRSEDRFEYSTVTVEMNRMKRTVDLTVRGPDGPQPSDARAMLALGDQYWPLRAFRELDAALLHLRLNEPEIGVIVLKTVGDRESVLAIDRTLATNRDHWLVREILHFMKRTIKRLDLTAKSLVALIEPGSCFAGTLLELALAADQSFMLDDPDRPTAIGVSVLNGGTLPMSTGLTRLQTRFLGEPDKVEKLLAIGEAIEPHVALRTGLVSFTPDELDWDDEVRLMLEGRASLSPDALTGLEANLRFAGPETLETKIFGRLSAWQNWIFQRPNAVGERGALKTYGVEGRPEFDWRRT, encoded by the coding sequence ATGGCACCTAATGCTTCAGAACAAGGGGTTCAGTTTGATACACACCCAGATAGGTATCGTCACTGGAAGCTTACGTTTGACGGGCCGATAGCCACACTGTCGATGGATGTCCAGGAGGACGGTGGTCTATCAACCGATTACAAACTGAAGCTGAATTCGTACGACCTCAGCGTAGATATTGAACTGGCTGATGCGATTCAACGAATTCGGTTTGAGCATCCTGAAGTGCATGCAGTCGTCGTGACCAGCCTGAAGGAGCGGATTTTCTGCGCAGGCGCCAACATTTTCATGTTAGGTAGCTCGTCACACGGTTTCAAGGTTAATTTCTGTAAGTTCACGAACGAGACGCGGTTGGCGATTGAGGACGCGAGTCAGTGTTCTGGGCTGAAGTTCCTTGCCGCTATTAACGGAATTTGTGCGGGTGGTGGCTATGAACTCGCTTTGGCCTGTGACGAAATTGTCCTAGTTGATGATGGGAACTCTGCAGTGAGTTTACCCGAAGCGCCGTTGTTGGGCGTGTTGCCTGGAACGGGTGGCCTTACGCGACTTGTCGATAAACGGAAGGTGCGGCGTGACGTCGCTGATTTCTTTAGTACCTTGGTTGAGGGTGTACGTGGGAAACGCGCCGTTGAGTGGCGTTTCGTCGATGCCGTTTATGCGCGGTCTCGATTTGATGAGGCGGTGTCCCAACGAGCGGCTGACCTTGCGGCTTCATCGGATCGTCCGTCCTCAGGCCCTGGTGTTACGTTGGGACCACTGGAATTAACGCGGTCGGAGGATCGTTTTGAGTACTCCACGGTTACGGTCGAGATGAACCGCATGAAACGAACTGTTGACCTGACGGTACGGGGGCCAGACGGACCACAGCCAAGTGATGCGCGGGCCATGCTAGCTCTCGGCGATCAGTACTGGCCATTGCGTGCGTTCCGAGAGTTGGATGCGGCGCTGTTGCATTTACGCCTTAATGAACCAGAGATCGGGGTTATTGTCTTGAAGACCGTGGGTGATCGAGAGTCTGTGTTGGCTATCGACCGGACACTCGCCACCAATCGTGATCACTGGCTAGTACGAGAGATTCTGCATTTCATGAAACGCACCATAAAGCGGCTGGATTTAACTGCTAAGAGTCTCGTTGCGCTAATTGAGCCGGGTTCATGCTTTGCTGGCACTCTTCTTGAGTTGGCGTTAGCGGCTGATCAATCGTTCATGCTCGACGATCCTGATCGCCCGACTGCGATTGGAGTGTCGGTCCTAAATGGTGGCACGCTACCGATGAGTACGGGCTTAACCCGTTTACAGACTAGGTTCCTTGGGGAGCCGGACAAAGTCGAGAAGCTGCTCGCCATCGGCGAAGCGATTGAGCCACATGTAGCACTCCGGACTGGGCTTGTTTCATTCACGCCGGATGAATTGGATTGGGATGATGAGGTGCGCTTGATGCTCGAAGGGCGGGCCTCGCTGTCACCTGACGCTTTGACAGGTCTGGAGGCGAACCTACGATTTGCTGGTCCGGAAACGCTTGAAACGAAGATCTTTGGTCGCTTATCAGCGTGGCAGAACTGGATTTTCCAGCGCCCCAACGCCGTGGGTGAGCGGGGCGCGTTAAAAACATACGGCGTCGAAGGTAGACCAGAGTTCGATTGGCGACGAACGTAA
- a CDS encoding OsmC family protein — translation MPRLQDFKTPLVFKFDDLSPTAALDAPDDAQDFRVEVRALEGMQKEATVRQSERPGQAWRMVSDEGPYLNGTDLAPFPLAFFAAGLHFCYMTQLVRLCRDRGIALRGLRSGQDTRYTMTGSALKGDMTGAGIPVDLDIAIDAELSLEAAGKLITRALAESPGHAVMRDLFRNTFALQLNGSTVKLVDQEHSPNALFPDPVRGFESIRPTPAGHFHPDIITKTETVEVQHGVTGGAGSSLKSEQKRTLHVRSDAYLLDKGLLQTDIRLFQPLGSSFRFLSDTGTGDTAPPPLAYLSAGIGFCYMTQLGRYAHITKQKLESMRIVQTNGYKQSGAAGPNAVATAVDTHVYINADESEDVARKSVKMGEQTCFLHASMREAYPTVLRATLNGKPLPVPAA, via the coding sequence ATGCCTCGACTTCAGGATTTCAAGACACCGTTGGTCTTTAAATTCGACGACCTGTCACCCACAGCAGCGCTCGACGCACCCGACGATGCCCAAGATTTTCGCGTTGAGGTGCGCGCCCTCGAAGGAATGCAAAAGGAGGCGACTGTCCGCCAATCGGAGCGACCTGGTCAAGCATGGCGGATGGTCTCTGACGAGGGGCCGTATCTGAACGGGACGGATCTGGCGCCTTTCCCACTGGCATTCTTCGCAGCGGGACTGCACTTCTGCTATATGACTCAGCTGGTGCGACTCTGCCGTGACCGTGGCATCGCGTTACGTGGACTCAGGTCTGGGCAGGATACCCGTTACACAATGACGGGTTCTGCACTGAAGGGTGACATGACCGGCGCAGGCATCCCAGTCGATCTTGACATTGCAATCGATGCTGAACTCTCTCTGGAAGCTGCGGGCAAGTTGATCACCAGAGCATTGGCCGAATCCCCCGGACACGCAGTGATGCGCGATCTCTTTAGAAACACATTCGCACTCCAGCTGAATGGGTCCACGGTGAAACTCGTAGATCAGGAGCATTCCCCAAACGCCCTCTTTCCTGACCCAGTGAGAGGCTTCGAGTCCATCCGACCCACACCTGCGGGCCATTTCCATCCCGACATCATCACCAAAACCGAAACGGTCGAAGTGCAGCACGGTGTGACTGGCGGTGCAGGGTCGAGCTTGAAGTCAGAACAAAAGCGAACGCTGCACGTCCGCTCAGACGCCTACCTCCTTGACAAAGGTCTTTTGCAAACGGATATCCGCCTGTTTCAACCGCTCGGCAGCAGCTTCCGGTTTCTGTCAGATACTGGCACGGGTGACACCGCACCACCTCCTTTGGCGTATCTGTCAGCCGGTATCGGCTTTTGTTATATGACACAACTCGGCCGTTACGCACACATCACCAAGCAGAAATTGGAGTCAATGCGTATCGTTCAGACCAATGGGTACAAACAATCTGGCGCCGCTGGTCCTAATGCAGTAGCCACTGCCGTAGATACACACGTGTATATCAATGCCGACGAATCTGAGGACGTCGCACGAAAGTCAGTAAAAATGGGTGAACAGACCTGTTTCCTTCACGCCTCGATGCGTGAAGCTTACCCGACTGTCTTACGGGCAACACTCAACGGTAAACCTCTGCCCGTCCCTGCTGCCTGA
- a CDS encoding 4Fe-4S binding protein, with protein sequence MTLKYTPQPAFTFQYPAERRPVAARFRGVLRLQVEPETGAQTCIVCDQCAKVCPDDLISLGGHREPGQKIKILDYFNFNLSRCSFCGLCSEVCPTKPFKALIMSEDYELGTYSRDTQILRVNEMYDGVPIEHYTR encoded by the coding sequence GTGACGCTTAAGTATACTCCTCAGCCTGCTTTTACGTTCCAGTATCCAGCTGAGAGGCGTCCCGTTGCGGCTAGATTCCGTGGTGTGTTACGGCTTCAGGTTGAGCCTGAGACTGGTGCGCAGACGTGCATCGTTTGCGATCAGTGTGCCAAGGTGTGTCCTGACGATTTGATTTCGCTTGGTGGCCATCGCGAACCTGGGCAAAAAATTAAGATTTTGGATTACTTTAATTTTAATCTGTCACGCTGTAGTTTTTGCGGTTTGTGCTCGGAGGTCTGCCCTACGAAACCATTCAAGGCTTTGATCATGAGTGAGGATTATGAGCTCGGGACTTATAGCCGAGACACGCAGATCCTTCGGGTCAATGAGATGTACGACGGCGTACCTATTGAGCATTACACGCGCTGA
- a CDS encoding 3-hydroxyacyl-CoA dehydrogenase NAD-binding domain-containing protein has product MIRSIAVLGAGTMGHGIAYGAAMGGFDTRLYDVSEEVLERSRSLINAIGAKAVELGKVGSNDFESARARLEFVTDLSAALSGIEMVIEAVPEKMDLKLSVFQEIECHASADAIVASNTSALSITEISSALTRPQRVAGMHFFNPVHKMKLVEVVCALETAPETMDVIEEVAKQMGKETVRIKESPGFVTSRVNAMIGNEAFYMLQQGISSARDIDKALKLGLNHPMGPFELVDLVGLDTRLSVLEFLHAKLGEKYRPCPLLVEYVQAGRLGKKVGKGVYEY; this is encoded by the coding sequence ATGATCCGTTCCATTGCAGTGCTCGGTGCCGGAACGATGGGGCACGGTATTGCATACGGGGCGGCAATGGGTGGGTTCGATACCCGACTATATGATGTTTCAGAGGAGGTGCTTGAGCGCTCCCGATCGCTGATTAATGCCATCGGGGCCAAGGCGGTCGAGCTTGGCAAGGTAGGGTCGAATGACTTTGAGTCCGCCCGTGCTCGCCTCGAGTTTGTTACCGACCTTTCGGCTGCCCTTAGTGGTATTGAGATGGTTATTGAGGCTGTCCCGGAGAAGATGGACTTGAAGTTATCGGTCTTCCAGGAGATTGAGTGCCATGCTTCGGCTGACGCCATCGTGGCATCGAATACGTCGGCACTAAGTATTACGGAAATCTCCAGTGCCCTCACACGTCCGCAGCGGGTGGCGGGGATGCACTTCTTCAATCCGGTCCACAAGATGAAACTTGTTGAGGTCGTTTGTGCCCTGGAAACGGCACCAGAAACGATGGACGTAATTGAGGAAGTCGCTAAACAGATGGGTAAGGAGACCGTGCGGATTAAAGAGTCGCCGGGATTTGTGACCAGTCGTGTTAACGCGATGATTGGCAATGAGGCTTTCTACATGTTGCAGCAAGGGATCTCTTCGGCACGTGACATCGACAAAGCGCTCAAACTGGGATTGAATCACCCAATGGGCCCCTTCGAATTGGTCGATCTTGTAGGGCTTGATACTCGGCTAAGTGTGCTGGAATTTCTGCACGCCAAACTCGGCGAGAAGTATCGTCCGTGCCCCCTACTTGTTGAGTATGTTCAGGCCGGTCGGCTTGGCAAAAAGGTGGGAAAGGGCGTCTACGAGTACTGA
- a CDS encoding aminotransferase class V-fold PLP-dependent enzyme, translated as MDSLLSWRAEFPILKRCTYLVSHSLGAMPRGSADNLAAYAARWGERGVRAWTEGWWTLGVDTADLLSPLLGVPHRSLSMHQNVTVAQAVVASCHQFDGPRKKIVMSELDFPSNMYLYEGMRLQGAEIVYVPSDDPAQLDLERFLNAIDSCTCLVPISLVLFKSACIVDIEAIVVRAHSVGARVVLDCYQATGALPIDLPNLAVDFAVGGSVKWLCGGPGAAYLYVRPDLASELEPTQVGWAAHAAPFEFEIGRLRYAEGPERFQSGTPNVPALYAAREGYRIVAEIGVQAIRAKSLRLTSRIIESALERGYAVCTPRQDAERGGTVTIDMPNAKEVAAQLLRREVIIDYRPGAGIRIAPHFYNTEAEIDLAMGAIDEIVAKGVTTGASVS; from the coding sequence ATGGATTCCTTGCTGAGTTGGCGCGCTGAGTTTCCGATTCTCAAGCGCTGCACCTACCTGGTGAGTCACTCTTTGGGTGCCATGCCTCGAGGTTCAGCAGACAACCTTGCGGCTTATGCGGCAAGGTGGGGTGAGCGAGGTGTTCGGGCGTGGACTGAAGGGTGGTGGACTCTCGGGGTAGACACTGCTGACTTGCTCTCACCGTTACTCGGCGTGCCACATCGTTCGTTGTCGATGCATCAGAACGTGACGGTAGCGCAAGCTGTCGTGGCCTCCTGCCATCAGTTCGATGGACCTCGTAAGAAGATCGTGATGAGTGAGCTAGATTTTCCTTCAAACATGTATCTCTACGAAGGAATGCGGCTACAGGGTGCGGAGATTGTATATGTTCCGAGCGATGATCCTGCCCAGCTTGACCTGGAACGGTTTCTTAACGCGATCGACAGCTGTACATGTCTTGTGCCGATTTCACTGGTTCTATTTAAGAGCGCTTGCATTGTTGACATTGAGGCCATCGTGGTCCGTGCCCACTCTGTAGGTGCTCGTGTTGTACTGGACTGCTATCAAGCGACTGGCGCACTTCCTATCGATCTGCCTAACCTGGCGGTGGACTTTGCCGTTGGTGGATCCGTGAAGTGGCTTTGTGGTGGTCCTGGTGCTGCATATCTCTACGTGCGGCCCGATCTAGCGTCGGAGTTGGAGCCAACTCAAGTTGGGTGGGCAGCCCACGCTGCGCCGTTCGAATTCGAAATTGGCCGGTTACGCTACGCTGAGGGCCCCGAGCGTTTCCAGAGCGGTACGCCAAACGTACCGGCCCTTTATGCCGCTCGCGAAGGCTATCGCATTGTTGCCGAGATTGGAGTCCAGGCGATTCGCGCTAAATCTTTGCGTTTAACCAGCCGAATTATCGAGTCAGCGCTCGAGCGTGGTTACGCCGTCTGTACGCCACGCCAAGATGCCGAGCGTGGTGGCACAGTGACGATCGACATGCCGAATGCCAAGGAAGTGGCTGCTCAACTGCTCCGTCGTGAGGTAATCATTGACTACCGACCCGGAGCGGGAATTCGGATCGCGCCTCACTTCTATAATACTGAAGCTGAGATTGACCTAGCTATGGGTGCGATTGATGAGATTGTTGCTAAAGGTGTTACAACGGGAGCGAGTGTTTCATGA
- a CDS encoding NADH-quinone oxidoreductase subunit B family protein, with protein MGLIDQRFDDNIITTNVDKVLNWARQSSLWPMGFGLACCAIEMMATSASRFDISRFGAEVFRASPRQSDLMIVAGTVTKKMAPVLRRLYDQMPEPKWVISMGSCSNAGGPFPTYSVLQGVDKIVPVDVYISGCPPRPEALLYGLMRLQDKIRKENTVLRRPRVIKVGETEPVLVGDRG; from the coding sequence ATGGGGCTGATCGATCAGCGATTCGACGACAACATCATTACAACCAACGTAGATAAAGTTCTGAACTGGGCGAGGCAGTCCTCGCTTTGGCCGATGGGTTTCGGTTTGGCCTGCTGCGCGATCGAGATGATGGCGACATCAGCGTCCCGGTTTGACATCTCTCGGTTTGGAGCGGAGGTCTTTCGGGCTTCGCCGCGCCAGTCGGACCTCATGATCGTGGCAGGAACCGTGACGAAGAAGATGGCGCCGGTGCTGCGTCGGCTATACGATCAGATGCCGGAGCCCAAATGGGTCATTTCCATGGGCAGTTGCTCAAACGCCGGTGGTCCATTTCCGACGTATAGTGTGCTGCAGGGTGTTGATAAGATCGTCCCGGTCGACGTTTACATTTCAGGATGTCCGCCGCGTCCCGAGGCGTTGCTGTACGGGTTAATGCGGTTGCAAGACAAGATCCGCAAGGAAAACACCGTGCTCCGCCGGCCAAGGGTTATCAAGGTCGGGGAGACCGAACCTGTGCTTGTGGGTGACCGAGGGTAA